A genomic segment from Bacillus cereus G9842 encodes:
- a CDS encoding NUDIX hydrolase: protein MGYIEELREVVGSRPLNLAGVAVAVFNEQGQILLQQRRNGMWGVPGGFVELGESTEEAGRREVLEETGIEIGTLQLVSVFSGKEFFVKLPNGDEFYPMTIAYLCKDITGGSLQADRVESLHVQFFNLNELPQNISPFIKKLIEQNVVSV from the coding sequence ATGGGATATATTGAAGAACTAAGAGAAGTTGTTGGATCAAGGCCACTCAATTTAGCAGGCGTTGCGGTAGCTGTTTTCAATGAACAAGGACAAATATTACTACAACAAAGGCGAAATGGCATGTGGGGTGTCCCAGGAGGTTTTGTGGAACTTGGTGAATCTACAGAAGAAGCTGGAAGACGAGAAGTACTTGAAGAAACAGGAATTGAAATTGGTACACTTCAGCTAGTAAGTGTATTTTCAGGTAAAGAATTTTTTGTGAAATTACCGAACGGAGATGAATTTTACCCTATGACAATCGCTTACCTTTGCAAAGATATTACAGGTGGCTCGCTACAAGCTGATCGAGTCGAATCATTACATGTACAGTTTTTTAATTTAAATGAGCTACCACAAAATATTAGTCCATTCATAAAAAAATTAATTGAGCAAAATGTCGTCTCGGTTTAA
- a CDS encoding nitroreductase family protein, with translation MNYEGFKEVIHGRRSVRKFTEQEVSTNDIKEIIDCARYAPSDTNSQTWEFLVIMNREKIKEIEQMTWDALHKLAAKATDNGEEKAGKLLTRSFGPYATAFSEAPVLIVCLATPYESKFREKIFDPIAFVPDSVWEEEGIKSSCLAAQNLMLAAHAKGLGTCPMTGPVLLAQDELRQYLQIEPEKQINMVISLGFPKDKPKKLPRKEVEEITTFVF, from the coding sequence ATGAATTATGAAGGTTTTAAAGAAGTAATTCACGGAAGACGAAGTGTTAGAAAGTTCACAGAACAAGAAGTATCTACTAATGATATAAAAGAAATAATTGATTGTGCTCGTTATGCACCGAGCGATACGAACTCACAAACGTGGGAATTCTTGGTCATTATGAACCGAGAGAAGATTAAAGAAATTGAACAAATGACATGGGATGCTTTACATAAACTTGCGGCAAAAGCAACAGATAATGGAGAAGAGAAAGCAGGGAAATTACTTACGCGTTCTTTCGGACCATATGCGACAGCTTTCTCTGAGGCACCAGTATTAATCGTATGCTTGGCAACACCATATGAATCAAAGTTTCGTGAAAAGATATTTGATCCCATTGCTTTTGTTCCAGATTCAGTTTGGGAAGAAGAAGGGATTAAGAGTAGCTGTTTAGCGGCACAAAACTTAATGTTAGCTGCACATGCAAAGGGACTTGGTACTTGTCCAATGACAGGGCCAGTATTGCTAGCTCAAGATGAACTGCGCCAATATTTACAAATTGAGCCTGAAAAACAAATAAATATGGTTATTTCACTCGGATTTCCGAAAGATAAGCCAAAAAAACTTCCAAGAAAAGAAGTAGAAGAAATCACAACATTTGTTTTTTAA
- a CDS encoding cysteine hydrolase family protein gives MKRALINIDYTYDFVAEKGALTCGKPGQEIEQEIVHITKQYIENGDYVVFAIDKHEENDEYHPEAKLFPPHNIAGTNGRDLFGELQEVYETYKNAENVYYMDKTRYSAFAGTDLEMKLRERGIEEVHLVGVCTDICVLHTAVDAYNKGFKIVVYEKAVASFNAQGHEFALGHFKSCLHAEVK, from the coding sequence ATGAAACGAGCTCTTATTAATATTGATTATACATATGATTTTGTAGCGGAAAAAGGCGCTTTAACTTGCGGAAAACCAGGTCAAGAAATCGAACAGGAAATTGTACATATAACGAAGCAATATATTGAAAATGGAGATTACGTAGTGTTTGCAATTGATAAACATGAAGAAAATGATGAATATCATCCCGAAGCGAAATTATTCCCTCCTCATAATATAGCAGGTACAAATGGTAGAGACTTATTCGGTGAGTTGCAAGAAGTATACGAAACATATAAAAATGCTGAGAATGTATATTATATGGATAAAACGCGATACAGTGCGTTTGCTGGAACAGATTTAGAGATGAAGTTAAGAGAAAGAGGAATAGAAGAAGTTCATCTTGTAGGTGTTTGTACTGATATTTGCGTTCTTCATACAGCAGTAGATGCGTATAATAAAGGATTTAAAATTGTTGTTTATGAAAAGGCAGTTGCATCTTTTAATGCGCAAGGGCATGAATTTGCACTTGGACATTTTAAATCTTGTTTACATGCAGAAGTGAAATGA
- the dat gene encoding D-amino-acid transaminase produces the protein MKATHKEWILFNGRMINTKEEQPMVALEERGFQFGDGIYEVFRLYDGKPHLLDLHLERFFNSMAEIKLIPPFTKEELVEELHQMIEKNQFQEDGNVYLQISRGAQPRNHVYESDLQPTYFANLVSFPRPVASMKAGIKVTVEEDIRWKFCHIKSLNLLPNIMIKNKINEQGYQEAILVRDGIVTEGCHSNFFMVKNNKLITHPADNFILQGITRHYVITLAKELHIEVEEREFSLQEVYEADECFFTATPLEIFPVVQIGDEQFGNGERGPITKKLQVAYEESIRLFKVMN, from the coding sequence ATGAAAGCTACTCATAAAGAGTGGATCTTGTTTAATGGGAGAATGATTAATACGAAGGAAGAACAGCCGATGGTCGCATTAGAAGAGCGCGGCTTCCAATTTGGTGATGGTATTTATGAAGTATTTAGACTATACGATGGCAAGCCTCATTTATTAGATTTACATTTGGAACGATTCTTTAACTCTATGGCAGAAATAAAACTAATTCCACCATTTACGAAGGAAGAATTAGTGGAAGAGTTACATCAAATGATTGAAAAAAATCAATTTCAAGAAGATGGGAATGTATATTTACAAATATCAAGAGGTGCACAACCACGCAATCATGTATATGAATCAGATTTACAACCGACATATTTTGCAAATCTTGTTTCGTTCCCAAGACCAGTTGCTTCAATGAAGGCAGGGATTAAGGTAACGGTAGAAGAGGACATCAGGTGGAAGTTTTGCCATATAAAATCATTAAATCTTTTACCAAATATCATGATTAAAAATAAAATAAATGAACAAGGGTATCAAGAAGCAATATTAGTACGAGATGGCATTGTGACTGAAGGGTGTCATTCGAATTTCTTTATGGTGAAAAATAATAAATTGATTACACATCCGGCTGACAATTTCATTCTACAGGGCATTACGCGGCACTATGTTATTACATTAGCGAAAGAGTTACATATCGAAGTAGAGGAACGAGAGTTTTCATTACAAGAAGTATATGAGGCTGATGAGTGCTTCTTTACAGCGACGCCGCTTGAAATATTCCCAGTCGTTCAAATTGGTGATGAACAGTTTGGAAACGGCGAAAGAGGACCAATTACAAAGAAACTCCAAGTGGCATATGAAGAAAGTATTAGATTGTTTAAAGTTATGAACTAA